A stretch of the Massilia varians genome encodes the following:
- a CDS encoding transglutaminase domain-containing protein encodes MKTLLVLLLLAAQPVLAFAQSGRTHLTEHIDTTNLNLKTLGEAITAQDGTDYRKATTLLNWVSNRLEWMTTDYQRRSVKEILERGGGNCYDLAQVYVEIVKAMNIKTRPIAEINLSRLNPGRQERAAQLVADKGARASVFGARHNDHRWLEVYDETTGT; translated from the coding sequence ATGAAAACACTCCTTGTCCTTCTTCTTCTCGCGGCCCAGCCTGTTCTGGCGTTTGCCCAGTCCGGCCGCACCCATCTGACGGAACACATCGATACCACCAACCTGAACCTGAAGACCCTGGGCGAAGCGATCACCGCCCAGGATGGCACCGATTACCGCAAAGCCACCACCTTGCTGAACTGGGTCAGCAATCGCCTGGAATGGATGACGACCGATTACCAGCGGCGCAGCGTCAAGGAGATCCTGGAACGCGGGGGTGGCAATTGCTATGACCTGGCCCAGGTGTACGTGGAGATCGTGAAGGCCATGAACATCAAGACCCGCCCGATCGCCGAAATCAACCTGTCGCGGCTCAATCCCGGGCGCCAGGAGCGGGCCGCACAACTGGTGGCCGACAAGGGCGCCCGCGCCTCCGTGTTCGGCGCCCGCCATAACGACCACCGCTGGCTGGAGGTGTATGACGAGACCACCGGCACCTAG
- a CDS encoding FGGY-family carbohydrate kinase has translation MQARTGDALIVLDIGKTNVKLALVDASGRCIAEQRRPNAILNDGPYPHHDVEGIWQWLLATCRSFATQAQVSAIVPVTHGATAALVDDAGLVLPVLDYEAALPGLDYASLRPAYAETYSPLLPAGLNLGRQLAWLQARHPEAFARSRHILMYPQYWAWRLCGVAAGEATSLGCHTDLWDPVRQAYSSLPARMGWLDKLPPLAAPSASLGTLRPDVAQATGLPPACQVLCGIHDSNASLVRYLGLDAGAPRTVLSTGTWVIAAAFGSALDGLREDADMLANTSALGQPVACMRFMGGREFAALAGGQPATCSYLQLEQMVARGSMALPCFAESGGPFAGRVGRIEGPAPGDAGERFALATLYCVLMTDYCLDALGARGPITVEGSFTANPWFGPLLAGLRPRQALSYSDDASGTTCGGWLLRYRDATPPGASVPKPPRALAGLDAYRAKWREALQQAGVPVAAAG, from the coding sequence ATGCAAGCAAGGACGGGCGACGCCCTCATCGTTCTCGACATTGGAAAGACCAACGTCAAACTGGCCCTGGTCGACGCAAGTGGCCGCTGCATCGCCGAGCAGCGCCGCCCGAACGCCATCCTGAACGACGGCCCCTACCCGCACCATGACGTCGAGGGCATCTGGCAGTGGCTGCTGGCGACCTGCCGCAGTTTTGCGACGCAGGCGCAGGTGTCCGCGATCGTCCCGGTGACCCACGGCGCCACCGCCGCCCTGGTCGATGACGCCGGCCTGGTGCTGCCGGTGCTCGACTACGAAGCCGCCCTGCCCGGCCTGGACTACGCGTCCCTGCGCCCTGCCTACGCCGAAACCTATTCGCCCCTGCTGCCCGCCGGCCTGAACCTGGGCCGCCAGCTGGCCTGGCTGCAGGCGCGCCATCCGGAGGCGTTCGCGCGCAGCCGCCACATCCTGATGTATCCGCAATACTGGGCCTGGCGCTTGTGCGGCGTGGCGGCGGGCGAAGCGACCTCGCTCGGCTGCCACACCGACCTGTGGGATCCGGTGCGCCAGGCGTATTCGTCGCTGCCCGCGCGCATGGGCTGGCTGGACAAGCTGCCGCCGCTCGCCGCGCCTTCCGCCTCGCTCGGCACCCTGCGGCCGGACGTCGCGCAGGCGACCGGCCTGCCGCCGGCGTGCCAGGTCCTGTGCGGCATCCACGACAGCAACGCCTCGCTGGTGCGCTACCTCGGCCTCGATGCCGGCGCGCCGCGCACGGTGCTCTCGACCGGCACCTGGGTCATCGCCGCCGCCTTCGGCAGCGCCCTGGACGGGCTGCGCGAAGACGCCGACATGCTGGCCAATACCAGTGCGCTGGGCCAGCCGGTGGCCTGCATGCGCTTCATGGGCGGACGCGAGTTCGCGGCATTGGCGGGCGGGCAGCCGGCCACCTGTTCCTACCTGCAGCTCGAGCAGATGGTGGCGCGCGGCAGCATGGCGCTGCCCTGCTTTGCCGAGAGCGGCGGCCCGTTCGCGGGACGGGTCGGGCGCATCGAAGGCCCGGCACCCGGCGACGCCGGCGAACGCTTCGCGCTGGCCACGCTGTACTGCGTGTTGATGACCGACTACTGCCTCGACGCGCTGGGCGCCCGCGGCCCCATCACGGTGGAGGGCAGCTTCACCGCCAATCCCTGGTTCGGCCCCCTGCTCGCCGGCCTGCGCCCGCGGCAGGCGCTGAGCTATTCGGACGACGCCAGCGGCACCACCTGCGGCGGCTGGCTGCTGCGCTACCGCGATGCGACGCCGCCCGGGGCCAGCGTGCCCAAGCCGCCGCGCGCGCTGGCCGGGCTGGATGCCTATCGCGCGAAGTGGCGCGAGGCGCTGCAGCAGGCCGGGGTTCCGGTCGCTGCTGCCGGCTGA
- a CDS encoding ABC transporter permease produces MNATTIAQTEAASQAAASTSRYTILDREKPALRHVLARWETLLALLLLAVFVVGGVTLPHFLDPYNLLDGTANFSEKALIALPMAYLIICREIDISVAGTLALSSVAMGLAHQAGAPAGSLLFVALGTGLVCGWLNGFLVTKFMLPSIVVTIGTFSLYRGLGSVVLGDQAFTNYPEAMTDWGQGVFFGMVPRSFVILLGFALLFAMVLHWTSTGRRIYAIGNNPDAARFSGIAVDRYRLGLFMLTGAMAGLAAFLLTGRIGSTRPNIATGWELEIITMVILGGVSIAGGAGTIGGVLLAVLTMGAVTYGLALANVPGIYMTIVVGVLLLATIAVSRLVRGKPTRH; encoded by the coding sequence GTGAACGCCACCACCATTGCCCAAACCGAGGCGGCCAGCCAAGCCGCGGCCAGCACCTCGCGCTACACCATCCTGGACCGCGAAAAGCCGGCGCTGCGCCACGTGCTCGCGCGCTGGGAGACCCTGCTGGCCCTGCTGCTGCTGGCGGTCTTCGTGGTGGGCGGCGTCACCCTGCCGCACTTCCTCGATCCCTACAACCTGCTGGACGGCACCGCCAACTTCAGCGAGAAGGCCCTGATCGCGCTGCCGATGGCCTACCTGATCATCTGCCGCGAGATCGACATCTCGGTGGCCGGCACGCTGGCGCTGTCCTCGGTGGCGATGGGCCTGGCCCACCAGGCCGGCGCGCCGGCCGGCAGCCTGCTGTTCGTGGCCCTGGGCACCGGCCTGGTGTGCGGCTGGCTCAACGGCTTCCTGGTGACGAAATTCATGCTGCCCTCGATCGTGGTCACCATCGGCACCTTCTCGCTGTACCGCGGCCTGGGCAGCGTGGTGCTGGGCGACCAGGCTTTCACCAACTATCCGGAAGCGATGACCGACTGGGGCCAGGGCGTGTTCTTCGGCATGGTGCCGCGCTCCTTCGTGATCCTGCTCGGTTTCGCCCTGCTGTTCGCGATGGTGCTGCACTGGACCTCGACGGGCCGGCGCATCTACGCGATCGGCAACAACCCGGATGCGGCGCGCTTCTCCGGCATCGCGGTGGACCGCTACCGCCTCGGCCTGTTCATGCTCACCGGCGCCATGGCGGGCCTGGCCGCCTTCCTCCTCACCGGCCGCATCGGCAGCACCCGCCCGAACATCGCCACCGGCTGGGAACTCGAGATCATCACCATGGTGATCCTGGGCGGCGTGAGCATCGCCGGCGGCGCCGGCACCATCGGCGGCGTGCTGCTGGCTGTGCTGACCATGGGCGCCGTGACCTACGGCCTGGCCCTGGCCAACGTCCCCGGCATCTACATGACCATCGTGGTGGGCGTGCTGCTGCTGGCCACCATCGCCGTCTCGCGCCTGGTGCGCGGCAAGCCGACCCGCCACTGA
- a CDS encoding ABC transporter permease, with product MSKHLLKQREPLLAMMVVALVLLVGMRAPVFVSAASLANLLTDSTLLVMLALTQMLVIVTRGIDLSIASTLALAGMVAAMLASANPGLPLPFVMLAATATGLAAGLLNGWLIGYLQLPPIVVTLGTMSVYRGLVFVISGGAWVSAHQMPAGFVAFPLQRLLGLPHLVWIAAAVVLLMVFVARYTRFGRDLYAIGNAPHCAAYIGIPTAKRLLWTYGLSGTAAGLCGYLWVARYAVAYTEIAYGFELTVIAACVIGGVSIAGGVGSVVGAMLGALFLSVIGNALPVLQVSPFWQSALTGAVILVAVLMNARGNRNRSRQILPLHKLDNLRSAA from the coding sequence ATGAGCAAACATCTCCTCAAACAACGCGAGCCCCTGCTCGCCATGATGGTGGTCGCGCTGGTGCTGCTGGTCGGCATGCGCGCACCGGTGTTCGTGAGCGCGGCTTCGCTCGCCAACCTGCTTACCGACAGCACCTTGCTCGTGATGCTGGCGCTGACCCAGATGCTGGTGATCGTCACGCGCGGCATCGACCTGTCGATCGCCTCGACCCTGGCCCTGGCGGGCATGGTCGCGGCCATGCTGGCCAGCGCCAACCCGGGCCTGCCCTTGCCCTTCGTGATGCTGGCCGCCACCGCCACCGGCCTGGCCGCCGGTCTGCTCAACGGCTGGCTGATCGGCTACTTGCAACTGCCGCCGATCGTCGTCACGCTGGGCACCATGAGCGTCTACCGCGGCCTGGTGTTCGTCATCTCGGGCGGCGCCTGGGTCTCGGCCCACCAGATGCCGGCCGGCTTCGTCGCCTTCCCCTTGCAGCGCCTGCTCGGCCTGCCGCACCTGGTGTGGATCGCCGCGGCCGTCGTGCTGCTGATGGTGTTCGTGGCCCGCTACACGCGCTTCGGGCGCGACCTGTACGCGATCGGCAACGCGCCGCACTGCGCCGCCTACATCGGCATCCCGACTGCGAAACGCCTGTTGTGGACCTATGGCCTGTCGGGCACCGCCGCCGGCCTGTGCGGCTACCTGTGGGTGGCGCGCTATGCCGTCGCCTACACCGAGATCGCCTACGGCTTCGAACTGACCGTGATCGCCGCCTGCGTGATCGGGGGCGTGAGCATCGCCGGCGGCGTCGGCTCGGTAGTGGGCGCCATGCTGGGCGCGCTGTTCCTGTCGGTAATCGGCAATGCCCTGCCGGTGCTGCAGGTCTCGCCCTTCTGGCAAAGCGCGCTGACCGGCGCGGTGATCCTGGTCGCCGTGCTGATGAATGCTAGAGGCAACCGCAACCGCAGCCGCCAGATCCTGCCGCTGCACAAGCTTGACAACCTGAGGAGCGCCGCGTGA
- a CDS encoding sugar ABC transporter ATP-binding protein, which produces MPVTQLTSPPLPGENAVSDAPVLQLSGITKRFNGVHALNGVRLSIRPGEVMALIGENGAGKSTLVKTLTGIHRPDAGSILLDGKEVVFGSPQEAMAAGITAVHQETVMFDELTVAENIYVGRHPTRGPAGRIDWQHIEAEAERLFARLEVALPVRARVRDLSVAQRHFVEIARALSQDARVVIMDEPTAALSQREIRELYRIIDQLKVAGTAVIFISHKFDEIYEVADCYTVLRDGQFVAEGRLADIGEPELVALMVGRAVHQAYPKAQVEIGTPLLEVRDLCHPTEFQNVSFALRRGEILGFYGLVGAGRSEVMQALFGLTSNVRGSVRLEGKDARFGAPREAIAAGLAYVPEDRQQHGAHLNQPIAHNITLPILSRFGFFTRAKRETRVARRFAEQLELKAHHLQQHVAELSGGNQQKVVLGKWLATDPKVIILDEPTKGIDIGSKAAVHRFISELVERGLSVILVSSELPEVLGLADRVVVMRQGRVVREFARQDATPETVVAAASGVDLHAASEAAA; this is translated from the coding sequence ATGCCAGTGACCCAACTGACAAGCCCTCCCCTACCCGGCGAAAACGCAGTATCGGACGCGCCGGTCCTCCAGCTGAGCGGCATCACCAAGCGCTTCAACGGCGTCCATGCCCTCAATGGCGTGCGCCTCTCGATCCGCCCGGGCGAAGTCATGGCCCTGATCGGCGAGAACGGCGCCGGCAAGTCGACCCTGGTCAAGACCCTGACCGGCATCCACCGCCCCGACGCCGGCAGCATCCTGCTCGACGGGAAGGAAGTCGTCTTCGGCAGCCCGCAGGAGGCGATGGCGGCCGGGATCACGGCGGTGCACCAGGAGACGGTCATGTTCGACGAACTGACCGTGGCCGAGAACATCTACGTGGGCCGCCACCCGACCCGCGGCCCCGCCGGGCGCATCGACTGGCAGCATATCGAGGCCGAGGCCGAGCGCCTGTTCGCGCGCCTGGAGGTCGCCCTGCCAGTGCGCGCCCGCGTGCGCGACCTGTCGGTGGCGCAGCGCCACTTCGTGGAGATCGCGCGCGCCCTGTCGCAGGATGCGCGCGTGGTGATCATGGACGAGCCGACCGCCGCCCTGTCGCAGCGCGAGATCCGCGAGCTGTACCGCATCATCGACCAGCTGAAAGTCGCCGGCACCGCCGTCATCTTCATCTCGCACAAGTTCGACGAGATCTACGAGGTGGCCGACTGCTACACCGTGCTGCGCGACGGCCAGTTCGTCGCCGAAGGGCGCCTGGCCGACATCGGCGAGCCCGAGCTGGTGGCCCTGATGGTGGGCCGCGCCGTGCACCAGGCCTACCCCAAGGCCCAGGTCGAGATCGGCACGCCGCTGCTGGAAGTGCGGGACCTGTGCCACCCGACCGAATTCCAGAACGTCAGCTTCGCCTTGCGCCGCGGCGAGATCCTCGGCTTTTATGGCCTGGTGGGCGCCGGCCGCTCGGAAGTGATGCAGGCCCTGTTCGGCCTGACATCCAATGTGCGCGGCAGCGTGCGCCTGGAGGGCAAGGACGCGCGCTTCGGCGCCCCGCGCGAGGCCATCGCCGCCGGCCTGGCCTACGTGCCGGAAGACCGCCAGCAGCACGGCGCGCACCTGAACCAGCCGATCGCCCACAACATCACGCTGCCGATCCTGTCGCGCTTCGGCTTCTTCACCCGCGCCAAGCGTGAAACCCGGGTGGCGCGGCGCTTCGCCGAACAGCTCGAACTGAAGGCCCACCACCTGCAGCAGCACGTCGCCGAACTCTCGGGCGGCAACCAGCAGAAGGTGGTGCTCGGCAAGTGGCTGGCGACCGATCCGAAAGTCATCATCCTGGATGAGCCGACCAAGGGCATCGACATCGGCTCCAAGGCCGCGGTGCACCGCTTCATCAGCGAGCTGGTGGAGCGCGGCCTGTCCGTGATTCTGGTGTCCTCCGAACTGCCCGAAGTGCTGGGCCTGGCCGACCGCGTGGTGGTGATGCGCCAGGGCCGGGTGGTGCGCGAGTTCGCGCGCCAGGACGCCACCCCCGAAACCGTGGTCGCGGCGGCATCCGGCGTCGACCTCCACGCCGCCAGCGAGGCGGCGGCATGA
- the rhaS gene encoding rhamnose ABC transporter substrate-binding protein: protein MKIKPFKHFLLAAAAVGILAGLAGCGEKKADPAAPQQTRIAMVVKSLGNGFFDAAHTGAKEAASQIGGVEVIYTGPTTPSAEGQIEIINSLISQKVDAIVVSANDPNALVPIAKKAMQRGIKVISFDSGLAPGGRQMQLNPSNAELIGEKQIQMAAKELKGKGELAILSASAQATNQNLWIGVMKKTLEKPEYKDLKLVATVYGDDQSDKSYREAIGLLRSHPNLKAIIAPTTVGIVAASKAVADEGLVGKVFVTGLGLPSEMAGHVKSGAVREFAIWNPIDLGYAATYAAHQFVTGKAKAEDGASVSVGRLGNVTLDANGEAALGPPFTYNAENVEQFAKLF from the coding sequence TTGAAGATCAAGCCGTTCAAACACTTCCTGCTCGCGGCCGCCGCCGTCGGCATCCTTGCCGGCCTGGCCGGCTGCGGTGAAAAGAAGGCCGATCCGGCAGCGCCGCAACAGACCAGGATTGCCATGGTCGTGAAAAGCCTGGGCAACGGCTTCTTCGACGCCGCCCACACCGGCGCCAAGGAAGCCGCCAGCCAGATCGGCGGCGTCGAGGTGATCTACACCGGCCCGACCACGCCCAGCGCCGAAGGCCAGATCGAGATCATCAACTCCCTGATCAGCCAGAAGGTCGACGCCATCGTGGTCTCGGCCAACGATCCGAACGCCCTGGTGCCGATCGCCAAGAAGGCGATGCAGCGCGGGATCAAGGTGATCTCCTTCGACAGCGGCCTGGCTCCCGGCGGGCGCCAGATGCAGCTGAATCCGTCCAATGCGGAGCTGATCGGCGAGAAGCAGATCCAGATGGCGGCCAAGGAGCTGAAAGGCAAGGGTGAGCTGGCCATCCTGTCGGCCTCGGCCCAGGCGACCAACCAGAACCTCTGGATCGGCGTCATGAAGAAGACCCTGGAAAAACCCGAATACAAGGACCTGAAGCTGGTGGCCACCGTCTACGGCGACGACCAGTCCGACAAGAGCTACCGCGAAGCCATCGGCCTGCTGCGCAGCCACCCGAACCTGAAGGCGATCATCGCCCCGACCACGGTCGGCATCGTCGCCGCCAGCAAGGCGGTGGCCGACGAGGGCCTGGTAGGCAAGGTGTTCGTCACCGGCCTGGGCCTGCCGTCCGAGATGGCCGGCCACGTCAAGAGCGGCGCGGTGCGCGAGTTCGCGATCTGGAACCCGATCGACCTCGGCTACGCCGCCACCTATGCCGCCCACCAGTTCGTGACCGGCAAGGCCAAGGCGGAGGACGGCGCCAGCGTCTCGGTCGGCCGCCTCGGCAACGTGACCCTGGATGCCAACGGCGAAGCGGCCCTCGGCCCGCCGTTCACCTACAACGCCGAGAACGTCGAGCAGTTCGCCAAGCTGTTCTAA